Below is a genomic region from Augochlora pura isolate Apur16 unplaced genomic scaffold, APUR_v2.2.1 APUR_unplaced_3625, whole genome shotgun sequence.
GCCAGGATTCCTCTATCTCATACATCTCGGGTAATACATGACTGCATTCCCTGTGCGTTCCATGATTGGTGAGTATATGAGTTTTTGGTGTTAGAAATAAGgaattatttccatttgtGACAGGCAATTCGTTGCAACAGTCCGCAGTGTGCCCTATAGGTACTTCTACGGCGATGCATTTGATTATGTGTATCACTTCTCCAGCGGTTAAAGCCATATGCCCTGGTTGTTTGGTTACAATTTGGGCGAATTCATCTGGTTTCAGTGTTGCTAAAATCAATGCATTGGTTAAAACTTGTTTTTCCAAATcgcatttttgtttcattagaTTGCGGTACAGTGTTGTCATCTGTGTTTTTGAGCGCCTTTCCACATAAACGAATTTCGAATTGATGTACGTGAAAATGTCAAAATTTTGAACAtctattttctgtttattcgTGAACGTTCTCCCTTTTGATGTTTCTAAGATGAATAGCTTCGGATGCTCTGTTTGGAGTAGAGTGTATCCGCATATCGGTGTTTCTCCCTTTTTGGTGACTGCAAACGTCAATTCGTCTGTCGTTAATGCGTACACTAATGGTGATGATGCTCCATTCATGCTATCCGTGATTTTCATTGGCAATCCTTCATAGAGAACATCGTATTGTTCGAATTTACATGTGGATTCTGGAAATGGTTTCCAGAAGGTGTATCCGTCGTTGTTGTCGATGCAAGTCTCATCTTGAAAGTTGCAGACAGTTCCTGAGTTAAGAAGTATTTTATTAGCACTTAGTTTTACTGGTACTATAGCTGTGCGTAGAGTTATCTTCTCGACCGCTTGTACCACAACACTGTCCCAGGATCCGTAAGGATCGGTGAATTGTGTTCCTTGGCATTTTCCGTCGGTATTTAGTCTTCCTGCCATGATGAAAGGAGTAGTCACTGTGCCGTTTATTGTTAGCCCAGTGATATGCACGTTACCTTCTCTAATAAGGGTTCCGAAACGGTGCATTGATTTACATT
It encodes:
- the LOC144477777 gene encoding uncharacterized protein LOC144477777; translated protein: MHRFGTLIREGRLNTDGKCQGTQFTDPYGSWDSVVVQAVEKITLRTAIVPVKLSANKILLNSGTVCNFQDETCIDNNDGYTFWKPFPESTCKFEQYDVLYEGLPMKITDSMNGASSPLVYALTTDELTFAVTKKGETPICGYTLLQTEHPKLFILETSKGRTFTNKQKIDVQNFDIFTYINSKFVYVERRSKTQMTTLYRNLMKQKCDLEKQVLTNALILATLKPDEFAQIVTKQPGHMALTAGEVIHIIKCIAVEVPIGHTADCCNELPVTNGNNSLFLTPKTHILTNHGTHRECSHVLPEMYEIEESWHRLSPRPIEVVPPQTLKPLEEPKWQYVNPSNLAT